One window of the Candidatus Zixiibacteriota bacterium genome contains the following:
- a CDS encoding putative Thiol-disulfide oxidoreductase ResA (Evidence 3 : Putative function from multiple computational evidences) yields MKRFLLVALLGIFVALLLSCSKTENKTVPDNTGTVSTQAASETSSPTFATPDLDGNIHTLSEYKGKSPLVLNFWGTWCPPCRAELPDLKKIYADYGPKGVIFVGLATRDTPESVRKFAADNGMDWTMLLANQDALISFQISGVPTTIFYDRNGVERGRLIGMSSYDQFKAQMDKIL; encoded by the coding sequence ATGAAGCGGTTTTTATTAGTGGCCCTGTTGGGCATCTTTGTGGCTTTGCTTTTATCATGTTCGAAGACAGAAAACAAGACCGTGCCCGACAATACCGGCACAGTCAGTACGCAGGCGGCTTCGGAGACATCCAGCCCGACTTTCGCGACTCCCGATCTGGACGGTAATATTCATACTTTGAGCGAGTATAAGGGGAAGTCCCCGCTGGTATTGAATTTTTGGGGAACGTGGTGCCCGCCATGCCGGGCTGAACTACCCGACTTAAAGAAAATTTATGCCGATTACGGCCCCAAGGGGGTAATCTTCGTCGGGTTGGCCACCAGGGATACCCCGGAATCGGTGCGCAAATTTGCCGCCGATAATGGTATGGATTGGACGATGCTTCTGGCCAATCAGGATGCTCTTATTTCCTTTCAGATCAGCGGTGTGCCGACCACTATTTTTTATGACAGGAACGGAGTCGAGCGGGGCAGGCTGATCGGGATGAGCAGTTATGATCAATTTAAGGCACAGATGGATAAAATTTTGTGA